A genomic stretch from Pelodiscus sinensis isolate JC-2024 chromosome 23, ASM4963464v1, whole genome shotgun sequence includes:
- the SDHB gene encoding succinate dehydrogenase [ubiquinone] iron-sulfur subunit, mitochondrial: MAAAVVGVSLRRSVSRVTLWAAALQACRGAQTAAAAAPASQAVAPRIKTFAIYRWDPDKPGDKPHMQTYELDLNKCGPMVLDALIKIKNEIDSTLTFRRSCREGICGSCAMNINGGNTLACTKRIDTNLSKVSKIYPLPHMYVVKDLVPDLSNFYAQYKSIEPYLKKRDELNQGKEQYLQSIEDREKLDGLYECILCACCSTSCPSYWWNGDKYLGPAVLMQAYRWMIDSRDDYTEERLAQLEDPFSLYRCHTIMNCTKTCPKGLNPAKAIAEIKKMMATYKEKAVSA, encoded by the exons ATGGCGGCGGCCGTAGTCGGTGTCTCCTTGAGGCGCAGCGTCTCCCGGGTGACCCTCTGGGCGGCGGCGCtgcag GCCTGCCGTGGAGCACagacagcagctgcagcagcacccgCTTCTCAAGCAGTAGCACCACGGATCAAGACGTTTGCGATCTACAGATGGGATCCAGACAAGCCTGGGGATAAGCCACACATGCAGACCTATGAACTTGACCTGAATAA GTGTGGGCCTATGGTACTTGATGCACTGATCAAGATCAAAAATGAGATCGACTCCACTCTGACCTTCCGCAGATCGTGTAGGGAAG GCATTTGTGGCTCCTGTGCTATGAACATCAATGGTGGGAACACCCTGGCCTGTACCAAAAGAATTGACACCAACCTTAGCAAGGTCTCTAAGATCTACCCTCTCCCCCACATGTATGTGGTGAAGGATCTCGTTCCG GACTTGAGTAATTTCTATGCTCAGTATAAATCCATCGAGCCTTACCTGAAGAAGAGGGATGAATTGAATCAGGGCAAAGAGCAGTATCTGCAGTCCATAGAGGATCGTGAAAAACTG GACGGGCTCTATGAGTGCATCCTGTGTGCCTGCTGTAGTACCAGCTGCCCCAGTTACTGGTGGAATGGAGACAAATacctgggccctgcagtgcttaTGCAG GCATATCGCTGGATGATTGACTCCAGAGATGACTACACAGAAGAACGTCTGGCACAACTTGAGGATCCATTTTCCCTCTACCGCTGTCATACTATCATGAACTGCACGAAGACTTGCCCCAAG GGATTGAACCCTGCAAAAGCAATTGCCGAAATCAAGAAAATGATGGCAACTTACAAAGAGAAGGCAGTCAGCGCATAA